The segment tgcataccgaaaggtaccagaatctgcaaagttgtgttttgcgttgcatgtgacctttaacactaTGTTACATCTTTCAGGGAAGCCCCGCGGTTTGATGGTGATGACACGCAGGAAAGAAAGTCATCCTCTTTTGTTGTTCCGCCTGTCCAACAACATGAGTCTCACTGCACCGAGTCTCTTTCATCCAGCTCTCCCAGAGTTCATGCTGAAATGGAAGACTCGAACAGACAAAATACCAGAGCAAACTTTGACTATTGATGCCCTTGCAGAGGGAGCTGCACGGGAGATGATGCAGACATTGACAGAAATTAGAGACAGTTTAACTATAATGACCACCCAGCTTGACATTACGTGTCCGCAAGATGTTGCTGAAGAGCATGAGTGTCTCATCCAGCACCTTATCTTGGCTCTCCAACAAACTGTTATTTTTGAAAAAGTGTTAGATATTTTCAAATCCCTTCCAAAAGACAAGAAAGAAACATTGGAGAACCTCTTTGAACCTTCATGGCCCAGTTGTAATGGCAAATGCCAGCCTTTTAACAGACTGAAATGTGAacactttattgcatttttcatTCTTAGTTGGCCATACAAGGCAGGAGctgcaggggagacaactcttgcaCACCTCTATGATCAAATGTTTGAAAAGGAGCTTCAGAGGATTTCTGTGGATGTTTTAAGAAATGAGGTGCAGTCTTTGAAAGATCAGTTGAATGTTCTCAGACAATATTATGAAAGCAATCCTAAAGGTCCGGGACCATGTTGCAAGAAAAAAAGGGTGTGAGAGACCTTTTCATACTGAGGGGATAGTGTACTGGGGTACTGAAAGTTCTAAGTTAACCAATAATAATTTACATATTCATAAGTTTACTTGCTTCATCAACACTGCCTCAGTTTTATCATGCATTGAAATACATTCACATACAACTTCAACTTGACAGAAAGAGGTCTCTTCAGGATATTCAGgggaatatttacattttcttgCAGCTAATAGAACGTCTGTCCAATGAACAAAAGGTCTTTTCACCCCATCTCATCTTTGCtaaacctgttcatatgaatatACAATGATACTTGATGTTATCTGGCCCAGCTCTAGTAAGTAGGTTAGTGATTTACTTtacttttatgctgcttttagcactattccatcaatatcaaggTGATAATtcatgagaaatgggcttcacataatgtagccatgttggaaatcaaacccaagttCTCAGCATGACATAAATGTACATGAATGCCATTATTGTCTCTTAATGGTTACAGTGAAACAAGAGCAGGTTTCAGTATTGTTTGTCTGTTTCCATTTTATTCTTTATAAACAGCTTACTTTTGTGGGAaaatttgtttacatatcattttttatgcattttttttGGGCAATATGTCAATATTGTATTGTTATGTCTTTCAAACAAGCCAAAAATGAGGCCTGAATAGTGTTAACAACTGAGTTATTCAAAACTATTCAGGGCTTGTAGTGTGAAGGTGTTTTGTGAGTCTGTGTCTAaatgtttctgtatattttgtgtatatgcATAGTGTTTAAAGGTAGCCACATGAGCCAAATGCTAAGTTATTCCATAAAAATCAATGTCTTAAATTATTTCTGATCATACAAAGTTAATTGGGAACAACAGATTCAGATTGTGTTTTCAATTATCATCTCAAGGGAATTTCAGTcatatttcatatcttttaaac is part of the Haliotis asinina isolate JCU_RB_2024 chromosome 6, JCU_Hal_asi_v2, whole genome shotgun sequence genome and harbors:
- the LOC137287243 gene encoding glutathione gamma-glutamylcysteinyltransferase-like isoform X2 — protein: MAASSGNRALPPMKHFYRKVLPSSCISFSSEDGKKFFKAAIVEGSMECYFKLAAQFRTQDEPAFCGLSTMVMVLNALDIDPGRIWKGVWRWYHENMLDCCVPLEIVQQQGINFDQFLCVASCNSLKVDATRMQEGVMTVEEFRELIRNYTKRDDAFVVLSYSRPALGQSGEGHFSPVGGYHPGNDLVLILDTARFKYPPHWVRLELIYEAMKEIDQDTGKPRGLMVMTRRKESHPLLLFRLSNNMSLTAPSLFHPALPEFMLKWKTRTDKIPEQTLTIDALAEGAAREMMQTLTEIRDSLTIMTTQLDITCPQDVAEEHECLIQHLILALQQTVIFEKVLDIFKSLPKDKKETLENLFEPSWPSCNGKCQPFNRLKCEHFIAFFILSWPYKAGAAGETTLAHLYDQMFEKELQRISVDVLRNEVQSLKDQLNVLRQYYESNPKGPGPCCKKKRV